The nucleotide window CGCGGGCAAGCCTTGCGCATGCATTGACGAACCATGCGCCCACAGGCGCGTCGACTGGCGCGTCGACGATCGATGCGCCGGCCGAGGCGTTTCCGCTGTTGCTCGACGAGCGCGATCGTCTCTATCTGGCGCGCTATTACGGCTACGAGGCGCGTCTGGCGACGGCGCTCGGGCGCAAGCTCTCGACGGGGCAGCGCATGGCCGTCACCTCCGAGGACCGCGCTCGCTTGCGACGATACTTCGGCGAGGGGGTGCTGACGGGGGCGGACGGACAACCGGAACCGAACTGGCAGATGGCGGCTGCCGCGCTGGCGCTCCAACGCTCGTTGGTGGTGCTCAGCGGCGGCCCCGGCACCGGCAAGACCACGACAGTGGTCGGTTTGCTAGCCTGCCTGCTGGAGCGCGACGCCGATCTGCGCGTCGCGCTGGCGGCGCCCACGGGCAAGGCCGCGCAACGCATGCAGGAGGCGCTCACCGCGCGCCAGGATCTGCCCGAGACCGTGCGGCAGGCGCTGCCCGAGGCGGCACTCACCCTGCACCGTCTGCTCGGCGTGCTTCCCGAGTCCGCGGATCAGGTCGGACGTCGCTTCCGGCATCATGCGGGCAATCCGCTGCCCTACGATCTGATCGTGGTGGACGAGGCATCGATGATCGACTTGTCGATGGCGACGCAACTGCTGGAAGCCGTGCCGGAGGGCGCCCGTCTGATTCTCCTGGGCGACAAGGACCAGTTGGCGGCCGTGGAGGCCGGGGCGGTCTTCGGCGAACTGAGCGCGCAGCGTGCGTTTTCGCCACAGATGCGTTCGCGTCTGCTCGACGCGCTGGGGTGGCCGAGGGATCGTCCACCGCTCACGGGGCCGTTGGCCGGGCCTGGTGCGCACGGTCAAGGCGGTGTCGACGCAACTGCCGATGATGCCGAAGCGGCGAACACGCAGCACACGCAGCGCGCCCGCGGGCTTGAAGATGCGGTGGTCTGGCTCGAACGCACCTATCGGTTCGGTGCCCACTCGGCCATTGGCCGACTGGCTACCGCCATCAAGGCGGGCAAGGTCATCGAGGCGCGCAAGGAGTGTGTCGCGCCGGACACCGTCCAGATGGCGGAAGTGGTGGATATGACGGAAATGGCGGGAGCGGACAGGGTGACGCTGACCGAGGACGGCGGCATCCAGTTGTCGCCGACGAATCTTCATGCGCTCGCCGACGGGTATTCGGCTTACCTCGACGCGCTGACGCAGGCCTTCGAGACGATCGATCGGCTCGGCGACCCTGCGGCGGCGAGTGCGTCTGACGTCGCCATGGTCGCGCAGCCGGTTTTCGCCGCCTTCGGACAATTCCGCGTGCTGTGCGCCACGCGCGGTGCTCGCCGCGGCGTCGAGTTCCTCGGCGCACAACTGACGGCCGTGCTGGCGCGACGCGCGGGCGTCGCCCTCGGCGCTGGCGGCGGGGCATGGTTTGCAGGGCGTCCGGTACTGGTCACGCAGAACGAGTACGCGTTGAACCTGTTCAACGGCGACATCGGCATAGCCCTGCCGCTCGGTCCGTCCGGTACGCTGCGTGTGGCGTTCGCCACGCCGGACGGCGGCTACCGACTGTACTCGCCGGCAAGCCTGCCCGCACACGAGACCGCGTTCGCGATGACGATTCACAAGTCGCAAGGCTCGGAGTTCGATCGCGTCGCGATCGTCCTGCCCGAGCAGGCGAGCCGTGTGCTCTCGCGGGAATTGATCTACACGGGCGTGACGCGTGCCCGCCGGCAAGCCGCGCTTTATGCGCCGTGGCCGGTCATCGCATCTGCCATCGCGCGGCCGACGCAGCGCGACGGCGGCTTGACCGACCGCTTGCGCGAGGTGTTGGCTACGATGCCGGCTTCGCCGCCGCAATCGCGGCTTCCGTGACGGCGCCCAGGCGCGTGACGAGCAACTGGTCGATCTTGTAGTTGTCGATGTCGACCACTTCGAATTTGTAGCCGGCGGCCTCCGTTGCTTCCGATTTCTTCGGAATGCGCTTGAGTTGATAGATCATGAAGCCGGCGATGGTCTCGAACTCGCCTTCGCCCGGCAATTCGTCAATGCCAAGCGCTTTCTTGACGTCTTCGACCGACGTCACGCCGTCGACGAGCCAGGAGTGCTCGTCGCGCTGCACGATCTGGTCCTCGTCGGCGGGGTGGACCACGTCGCCCATGAGGGCGCCGACGATGTCGTTGAGTGTCACGACACCGACGACGAGGCCGTATTCGTTGATGATGACGGCGAAACCCTCGCGGGTTTCCTTGAAGCGCGCAAGTGCCTCGGACAGGTTCAACGTGTCGGGAATCACCAGCAGCTTCTTGGCATAAAGGCGATCCAGGTTGCGGATGACGCTCGACAGGTCTTCGCTGGCAATGCGCTGGAGCAGATCCTTCGAGTCGACGTAACCGAGCACGTTGTCGATTTCATCGCGGCAGACGAGATACTTCGAATGCGGGCTTTCGGTGATTTTCTGGCGAATGCTGCGCTCGTCCTCTGCGATGGTGAAGTACACCACGTCGTCCCGGAATGTCATCACCGATCCGACCGTGCGCGACTCGAGCTCGAAGACGTTTTCGATCAGATGCAGCTCCTGCTTGCGCAGGACCCCGGCCTGAGCGCCGGCCCCTACCATCGCCGCGATGTCTTCGGACGTGATGTTCTCGATGGCGTGCGTGGGCAGCTTGAAGATGCGCAGGAACAGGTTCGCGACGCCGTTGAAGACGAACACCAGCGGGCGCAGGACCTTCAGGCACAACAGCATCGGATCGATGATGGCCGTGGCGACACGCTCGGGATTGACCATCGCCAGACGCTTCGGAATCAGGTCCGCGAACTGAATGAAGGCGATGGTGATGAACAGGAATGAGCCGATGCCGGAGAGCCGCAAGGCCAGCGCCTGATCCACGAACGGGGAAATCCAGGCAAACAGATAGCCGGTGAGGAAGCTCTCGCCAAGGACGCCGCCGAGCACGGCCACGGCGTTCACACCAATTTGCACGACCGTGAAGAAATTGCCGGGTTGTTCCTTGAGCGCGAGCACCTTCACGGCTTGCTGGTCGCCCTTTTCCATGAGCACCTGGAGTTTGGTGCGCTTGGCGGCGGTCAGCGAGATCTCCGCGGCGGAAAAGAAGGCGCTTGCCAGCACCAACAGAAAGATACTGAAAAGAAAGCCGTAACCACTCATATTGTTTTCCCTGAACGTGCGATGGCGGTACCTGGCCGCGACGCAGGCCGGACCGGTTCGCACGGGGGAGGGTCCGGTGGCAGGGAGACATTTCAAAACAAGGCCCGTGGGGGCCGTCATTTTGAGATGCCTTCGGGCTGGGCGCGCAGTGCGCGTCCGGGGTCGGTCCTGCCGTCTGGCGGGCCGCGTCAGCCGTTCGGGCTGTACCGCTGTCCGATAGCATGCCATAAGTCGGGGCCGTATCGTCAGGCGATCCTGCCGTCATGAGCGGAATGGGACACGCCATGCGTCGCGGACGACGGTCGTGTCCCACGGGCCCCCCGTCATGCGGCACACGCCTTGTCTACTCCCGGGCGGTGGCTTGCACGAGCTGCGAGACACGCCGTACAGAACCGACAATCGGCGCAGCGCCTCTCGTGCATCGTGATGCCTGCCTCGACACGGTGTCGGGGCCGTGGCCACGAACCACGCCTTCTCCGATGAGGACTTCACGATGATGCATGGCATTCAACCCGCAATCCACGCGCCCGGCATGGGCGGTCTGACATCGCTTTCCCCGCTCGCACCCACGGAGTCGGTTTTCCGGGCGGGCGGCGTCGCCGGCACTGCATTGGCGCACGTTGCGAACGCACGTGCGTCGGTGTCCCACCACCCGTGGTCGGTGAACCAGGCTTCGGCCAGGCCGATTCCGGTGGTTGGGAACCACGCGATGCGCCCCGATTTCCAGGCGGTCTCATCCGGCGGCGACGTTGGCGTCGTGACGGCCGGATCAGTGGAATCGATGCAGTCGATGGAATCGGCCGAAGCCGACCCGACGCATGGGGGCGACTCCCTGCTCATGGCACCACGCACCGGCGCCCCGCGTGTTGCGCAGCCGGTACTTTGCCCATCTGCGCTGGCGGCGCTACATGTCTGTGCAAGCCTGCCGTCGCCCAATGCGCGCGGCGCGTCGATCGATGGGCGCCAACATCCGGTCGTCATGCCGGACGGACGCAGCGAACGCGCGCAGCTCTGCCGCGACATCGTCGCGGGCGCCTTGCTCGGTACGGAAGGGCGTAATGGCACCGTGCCGTTCGAGCCCACCCGGGAAACGGTGACGCGAACCGTGGCCGATACCGCGCGTCGCTGGACGGGCAAGCCGTCGCTCGCGGGCAAGAAGGAGTGGACGCAGGCGTGCATGACGTTCGAGGCGCCGGGCGGCTTCATCGGCAGACTCAACGATCGGCTGCATTCGGGAGCGCGGGTTCTGCCAGACGCGCAAAGCACCGAATGGATGCTTCGGGTCGGGTTCGCCGACAGTTTGCCGATGCATCAGGCTCTGGTCCGCGGCGACTTGCCACCGTCCGTTGGCATGGGCACCGACGAATGGGCGCGGCTGGCGCTGGGCGTCGAGCATCTGGGGGCGCGCCACTGGGAGATGCGCCACACCGAAGTGATGGACGCGGCAGTGCTGCCCGCAACGAACACCAAGGCATTCACCGCCCTCGCCACGTCGATGTCGACGCTGCCGGCGCACATCGCCACGCAACGCCTGCGCAACAAGTTCTCGATGTACGGCGTGCCGACGGCACCCGCGCCAGGCACCAGTACCGCGCCATCGGTCGGTTGAGGGGCTTGCACGTGGCAGTCGCGCGGCGCGAATGAAAAAAGCGCCCGGGGTGAAGTGCCCCGGGCGCTTTGCACTGCAACGTCCGCGCCGACGCACAGGGCGTCGGCACGCGGCGAGGCATCAGGTACGACGATAGATCTCGGCGCCGCTCTTGACGAACTCGACGGCCTTGACTTCCATGCCCTGCTTGAGGGCGGCTTCGTCCGTGATGCCTTGCTTGGCCGCGTAATCGCGCACGTCCTGCGTGATCTTCATCGAGCAGAAGTGCGGACCGCACATCGAGCAGAAGTGCGCGACCTTGGCCGAATCCTTCGGCAGCGTTTCGTCGTGGAATTCGCGCGCCTTGTCCGGATCG belongs to Pandoraea pnomenusa and includes:
- a CDS encoding hemolysin family protein produces the protein MSGYGFLFSIFLLVLASAFFSAAEISLTAAKRTKLQVLMEKGDQQAVKVLALKEQPGNFFTVVQIGVNAVAVLGGVLGESFLTGYLFAWISPFVDQALALRLSGIGSFLFITIAFIQFADLIPKRLAMVNPERVATAIIDPMLLCLKVLRPLVFVFNGVANLFLRIFKLPTHAIENITSEDIAAMVGAGAQAGVLRKQELHLIENVFELESRTVGSVMTFRDDVVYFTIAEDERSIRQKITESPHSKYLVCRDEIDNVLGYVDSKDLLQRIASEDLSSVIRNLDRLYAKKLLVIPDTLNLSEALARFKETREGFAVIINEYGLVVGVVTLNDIVGALMGDVVHPADEDQIVQRDEHSWLVDGVTSVEDVKKALGIDELPGEGEFETIAGFMIYQLKRIPKKSEATEAAGYKFEVVDIDNYKIDQLLVTRLGAVTEAAIAAAKPAS
- the recD gene encoding exodeoxyribonuclease V subunit alpha — its product is MNELRRTADTPSGAQADSGVVRLAQGFARRMALLAKGNGADEVTCRYVWRASLAVSLATAEGHVCVPLGDLLDTQASGELFPGDAPSLAVWREALFASGLCARASLAHALTNHAPTGASTGASTIDAPAEAFPLLLDERDRLYLARYYGYEARLATALGRKLSTGQRMAVTSEDRARLRRYFGEGVLTGADGQPEPNWQMAAAALALQRSLVVLSGGPGTGKTTTVVGLLACLLERDADLRVALAAPTGKAAQRMQEALTARQDLPETVRQALPEAALTLHRLLGVLPESADQVGRRFRHHAGNPLPYDLIVVDEASMIDLSMATQLLEAVPEGARLILLGDKDQLAAVEAGAVFGELSAQRAFSPQMRSRLLDALGWPRDRPPLTGPLAGPGAHGQGGVDATADDAEAANTQHTQRARGLEDAVVWLERTYRFGAHSAIGRLATAIKAGKVIEARKECVAPDTVQMAEVVDMTEMAGADRVTLTEDGGIQLSPTNLHALADGYSAYLDALTQAFETIDRLGDPAAASASDVAMVAQPVFAAFGQFRVLCATRGARRGVEFLGAQLTAVLARRAGVALGAGGGAWFAGRPVLVTQNEYALNLFNGDIGIALPLGPSGTLRVAFATPDGGYRLYSPASLPAHETAFAMTIHKSQGSEFDRVAIVLPEQASRVLSRELIYTGVTRARRQAALYAPWPVIASAIARPTQRDGGLTDRLREVLATMPASPPQSRLP